One region of Salinibacterium sp. TMP30 genomic DNA includes:
- the pth gene encoding aminoacyl-tRNA hydrolase, translated as MDDQWLVVGLGNPGPGYAGNRHNVGHMVLAHLADELSATFKNHKANAAVAEGRSFGEGPKLILAKPHSFMNLSGGPVAALMRFYKIPIERLIVVHDELDIDFDTVKLKSGGGHGGHNGIRDIAAAVGSPDFTRVRVGIGRPPGRQPAADFVLRDFSSDERSELPNLLSDAADAVALVASEGLEAAQQRFHGPR; from the coding sequence GTGGATGACCAATGGTTAGTAGTCGGGCTCGGTAACCCCGGGCCCGGCTACGCCGGTAATCGCCACAACGTGGGCCACATGGTGTTGGCCCACTTGGCAGACGAGCTGTCTGCCACTTTCAAGAACCACAAAGCCAACGCAGCGGTTGCTGAGGGCCGCAGTTTTGGTGAGGGGCCCAAGCTGATTCTGGCTAAACCCCATTCGTTCATGAATCTTTCGGGTGGGCCGGTAGCTGCACTCATGCGGTTTTACAAGATTCCGATCGAACGCCTCATTGTGGTGCACGACGAGCTCGATATCGATTTCGATACTGTGAAGCTCAAGAGCGGTGGCGGCCACGGCGGTCACAACGGCATCCGCGATATCGCTGCTGCTGTTGGCTCGCCAGACTTCACGCGCGTAAGGGTGGGCATTGGTCGGCCTCCTGGCCGTCAGCCTGCCGCCGACTTTGTTTTGCGCGACTTCTCCAGTGATGAGCGCAGCGAGCTGCCCAACCTTCTCAGCGATGCAGCGGATGCCGTTGCTCTCGTCGCGAGCGAAGGCCTCGAAGCCGCACAACAGCGCTTCCACGGACCGCGGTAG
- a CDS encoding SDR family oxidoreductase, whose product MASTLFDLSGRIALVTGSSRGIGRVIAKALADAGATIVLNGRDEERLAAARDEFSAEFGAERVYARAFDVADAAAVATAIAEIEASIGPIGVLVNNAGIQHREPMLDLDVEDWNRVIATNLTSAFLVGREVARHMLQRGEGKIINIASVQADLARPTIGPYTVSKGGIRNLTRAMTAEWASGGLQINAIAPGYIHTEMTQALVDDDTFNNWILGRTPARRWGTPVDLGGPAVWLASSGSDYVNGQVIFIDGGMSVVV is encoded by the coding sequence GTGGCATCCACGCTGTTTGACCTCAGCGGGCGCATTGCCCTCGTTACCGGATCCAGCCGAGGAATTGGCCGTGTTATCGCCAAGGCTTTGGCTGACGCCGGTGCAACGATCGTGCTGAACGGTCGTGACGAAGAGCGGCTCGCCGCAGCGCGCGACGAGTTCAGCGCGGAATTCGGGGCCGAACGCGTCTACGCTCGAGCGTTTGACGTTGCGGATGCCGCGGCTGTCGCCACCGCTATTGCCGAGATCGAGGCATCCATTGGTCCGATCGGTGTGCTCGTGAACAACGCGGGCATCCAGCACCGCGAACCGATGCTCGATCTCGACGTGGAGGATTGGAACCGGGTTATCGCAACCAACCTCACGAGCGCGTTCCTCGTCGGTCGCGAGGTTGCGCGTCACATGCTTCAGCGTGGCGAGGGCAAGATCATCAACATTGCGTCGGTGCAGGCCGACCTTGCTCGCCCCACTATCGGGCCGTACACGGTCTCGAAGGGCGGCATCCGCAATCTCACTCGTGCCATGACGGCCGAGTGGGCGAGCGGCGGATTGCAGATCAACGCGATCGCCCCTGGCTATATCCACACCGAGATGACGCAGGCGCTCGTTGACGATGACACCTTCAACAACTGGATTCTGGGCCGTACGCCTGCTCGTCGCTGGGGAACTCCCGTCGACCTCGGCGGCCCCGCAGTGTGGCTAGCCTCGAGTGGCTCGGACTATGTCAACGGCCAGGTCATCTTTATCGATGGTGGCATGTCGGTCGTCGTCTAG
- a CDS encoding GntP family permease, with protein MMTDLQLLWELPTWGLLLLAAGAIALLLLLIIVGRVHAFLSLIIVSLVTAVAAGIPTNQIIPTLSSGFGGTLASVALLVGLGAMLGRMLEMSGGAQVLADSLIRRFGEKRAPLALAVASLMMGFPIFFDAGLVVMLPIIFTVARRLGGSLLLYAFPAAVAFSVMHIFVPPHPGPVAATGLLGADVGLVLIFGLIVAIPTWYVVGYKFGTWTGKRFDIAIPDILFGNADDEKAAEFKSDPKLGTILFLLLLPLVLIFMNTGLNALATAGAVDLENPIVQVLRLLGETPIALLITVVFGMWLLGWKRNKKRSLVETIVDSALGPVSSIILITGAGGMFGGVLRASGIGQSIAASLDSIGMPLIVAGFVIAAIIRVAQGSATVALTTAAALVQPVVLADSSLNPVELAAIVLALAAGSVFAGHVNDSGFWLVSRFFGMDTQTTLRTWTVGQALIGVMGFAIAFVIFIAAGMF; from the coding sequence ATGATGACCGACCTCCAATTGCTCTGGGAGTTGCCCACGTGGGGCCTTCTCCTTCTTGCCGCGGGAGCTATCGCGCTGCTGCTGCTGCTGATTATCGTGGGGCGCGTACACGCGTTCCTCTCGCTGATCATCGTGAGCCTCGTGACCGCGGTAGCAGCAGGTATCCCCACGAACCAGATAATCCCGACACTCTCGTCGGGGTTCGGGGGTACCCTCGCCAGCGTTGCCCTCTTGGTCGGTCTGGGCGCAATGCTGGGTCGGATGCTCGAAATGAGTGGTGGAGCTCAAGTGCTCGCCGACTCACTCATCCGACGCTTCGGAGAAAAGCGGGCGCCGCTGGCCTTGGCCGTAGCCTCGCTCATGATGGGTTTCCCCATCTTCTTCGACGCTGGACTCGTTGTCATGCTGCCGATCATCTTCACCGTTGCCCGTCGCCTCGGTGGTTCGCTGCTGCTGTACGCTTTCCCCGCCGCCGTTGCATTCTCGGTCATGCACATCTTCGTTCCGCCGCACCCAGGCCCCGTCGCCGCAACCGGACTGCTCGGTGCTGACGTTGGCCTAGTACTGATCTTCGGACTCATCGTCGCCATCCCCACCTGGTACGTCGTCGGCTACAAGTTCGGCACCTGGACCGGTAAGCGTTTCGACATTGCCATCCCCGACATCCTGTTCGGAAATGCGGATGACGAGAAGGCAGCAGAGTTCAAGTCAGACCCCAAGCTCGGAACCATCCTCTTCTTGCTTCTTCTTCCGCTCGTCCTAATCTTCATGAATACCGGACTCAACGCACTAGCAACAGCCGGAGCAGTCGACCTCGAGAACCCCATCGTTCAGGTTCTTCGTCTACTGGGAGAAACTCCGATCGCTTTGCTCATCACTGTCGTCTTCGGAATGTGGCTGCTCGGGTGGAAGCGCAACAAGAAGCGCTCACTCGTCGAGACCATCGTCGATAGTGCTCTCGGCCCAGTTAGCTCAATCATCCTGATCACCGGTGCCGGTGGAATGTTCGGTGGCGTATTGCGCGCCAGCGGAATCGGTCAGAGCATTGCTGCTTCGCTTGACTCAATCGGCATGCCGCTAATCGTTGCCGGATTCGTGATCGCCGCCATTATTCGCGTCGCACAGGGTTCAGCAACGGTCGCCCTCACCACCGCGGCAGCGCTCGTTCAGCCTGTCGTTCTGGCTGACTCAAGCCTCAACCCGGTAGAGCTCGCGGCTATCGTGCTCGCACTTGCCGCCGGATCGGTTTTTGCTGGTCACGTGAACGACTCTGGTTTCTGGTTGGTCAGCCGCTTCTTCGGTATGGACACCCAGACCACGCTCCGCACCTGGACTGTCGGTCAAGCACTGATCGGTGTTATGGGCTTCGCGATCGCGTTCGTCATTTTCATCGCCGCCGGAATGTTCTAG
- a CDS encoding gluconokinase, which produces MASKFPPLIVMGVSGSGKSTVGAALGKTLGMKFIDGDDLHPSANKAKMAAGHALTDEDRAPWLEIIADRIGAELAEGNPIIVACSSLKRSYRQLLTSHAPSTVFVHLQGDQEVIAERQSHRNHEYMPNSLLDSQFSTLEPLSSDERGIRVDLTQTPDDIIRSINKDLTDNFVD; this is translated from the coding sequence GTGGCTTCGAAATTTCCGCCCCTGATCGTCATGGGCGTCTCCGGTTCTGGAAAGTCGACGGTCGGCGCTGCCCTCGGGAAGACGCTCGGCATGAAGTTCATCGATGGTGACGACCTGCACCCGAGTGCCAACAAGGCAAAGATGGCCGCGGGGCACGCTCTAACTGATGAAGACCGCGCACCCTGGCTAGAAATCATCGCCGACAGAATCGGCGCCGAACTCGCCGAAGGCAATCCGATAATCGTGGCCTGCTCGTCGCTAAAGCGCTCATACCGGCAGCTCCTCACCTCCCACGCCCCATCCACTGTCTTCGTGCATTTGCAGGGTGATCAAGAGGTCATCGCTGAACGCCAATCGCACCGCAACCATGAATACATGCCCAATAGCCTTCTCGACTCGCAGTTCAGCACGCTTGAACCGCTATCGAGCGATGAGCGCGGCATCCGTGTCGACCTCACCCAGACTCCGGACGACATTATCCGGTCGATTAACAAAGACCTCACCGACAACTTTGTCGACTGA
- a CDS encoding putative quinol monooxygenase: protein MSQPVIVTAVFHFRPESRDVVLAALRPAIAGVHDERGCELYAIHEAADGSLVMIEKWGSVELLDAHGSSPAVAALVAEIGEHLTAPVDVTRLTAIPMGTPAKGTL, encoded by the coding sequence ATGAGCCAGCCTGTGATCGTTACTGCCGTATTCCACTTTCGCCCCGAGAGTCGCGACGTTGTGCTTGCTGCACTCCGCCCGGCCATTGCCGGCGTGCACGATGAACGCGGCTGTGAGCTGTATGCGATTCACGAAGCTGCCGATGGTTCTCTCGTAATGATCGAGAAGTGGGGGTCGGTGGAGTTGTTGGATGCCCACGGCTCAAGCCCTGCTGTTGCAGCCCTCGTTGCCGAAATTGGGGAGCACCTTACGGCTCCGGTAGACGTCACTCGGCTGACCGCGATTCCGATGGGCACCCCGGCGAAGGGGACGCTTTAG
- a CDS encoding 50S ribosomal protein L25/general stress protein Ctc, with product MAKPTVNHVVTDARDAFGKGAARKLRAAGKIPAVIYGHGTDPIHVALPGHEIGLILRKSNQILDLDINGKSQLALVKDVQKDPVRQIIEHIDLVVIRKGEKVIVDVPIHVTGESAPGTIANLDAPTVSVEAEATHIPEYFTVDIEGLEEGEHIYAKDVTLITGSVLLSDPELLVIGVSTPRSSVEAEAAEEEAAAVAAEAVATEESE from the coding sequence ATGGCTAAGCCAACCGTCAACCACGTCGTCACGGATGCCCGTGACGCCTTCGGTAAGGGCGCAGCCCGCAAGCTTCGCGCTGCAGGCAAGATTCCCGCAGTGATCTACGGTCACGGCACCGACCCCATCCACGTTGCCCTCCCGGGTCACGAGATCGGGCTCATCCTGCGCAAGTCGAACCAGATTTTGGACCTCGACATCAACGGCAAGAGCCAGCTTGCTCTGGTCAAGGACGTGCAGAAGGACCCGGTTCGCCAGATCATCGAACACATCGACCTCGTTGTCATCCGCAAGGGTGAGAAGGTCATCGTTGACGTACCGATCCACGTCACTGGTGAGTCGGCTCCCGGCACCATCGCCAACCTCGACGCACCGACCGTCTCGGTTGAGGCTGAAGCAACTCATATTCCTGAGTACTTCACCGTCGACATTGAGGGCCTTGAAGAGGGCGAGCACATCTACGCCAAGGACGTCACCCTTATTACCGGTTCGGTCCTGCTTTCCGACCCAGAGCTTCTCGTTATCGGCGTGAGCACCCCGCGCTCGTCGGTCGAGGCTGAAGCTGCTGAAGAAGAAGCCGCGGCTGTTGCTGCCGAGGCTGTAGCGACCGAGGAATCCGAATAA
- a CDS encoding pyridoxamine 5'-phosphate oxidase family protein encodes MTTRKDDAMSENLNDPVEVLELETCWELLRTASLGRIAVSFRGEPEITPVNFIAVGNRLLLRTAQGTKLLKLTINDKVALETDSVGEETAWSIVVKGTARVIESQEEIFEADQLPLQPLIPTLKYVWVEVTPTEISGRRFTLGPEPERY; translated from the coding sequence ATGACGACACGGAAGGATGACGCCATGAGCGAGAACCTGAATGACCCAGTCGAGGTATTAGAACTGGAAACCTGCTGGGAGCTACTGCGCACTGCCAGTCTGGGCAGGATTGCAGTCAGCTTTCGGGGAGAGCCAGAAATCACACCGGTCAACTTCATCGCGGTCGGTAATCGGCTACTGCTGCGCACTGCGCAAGGAACCAAACTGCTGAAGCTCACGATCAACGACAAAGTCGCGCTAGAGACTGACTCGGTGGGGGAAGAAACGGCGTGGAGCATCGTGGTCAAGGGAACCGCGCGAGTGATCGAGTCTCAGGAAGAGATCTTCGAGGCCGACCAGTTGCCGCTGCAGCCGCTCATCCCCACCCTCAAATACGTGTGGGTTGAGGTCACTCCCACCGAGATCTCGGGCCGCCGCTTCACGCTGGGACCTGAACCTGAACGGTACTGA
- a CDS encoding FCD domain-containing protein yields the protein MSGGLHARVLNELGLHIVSGEIDPESIVLAEQLEERYGVSRSVMREAVRVLQSLGMVASVKRVGMRVQPMSRWNLYDPLVIRWRLEQAENGQQLRSLTELRNAIEPQAAQLAATHASDDAASELLSLAARMRSVGRSGDLELFLELDIRFHSLVLAASGNEMFARLDRVIAEVLTGRTNRGLMPSTPHEEALQWHVDVADAIQGKRPADAYTSMAQIMNRTSDEVEPIWAGEPRIFLD from the coding sequence ATGTCCGGAGGTCTTCACGCACGCGTGCTCAACGAACTGGGACTACACATCGTCTCGGGTGAGATTGACCCCGAATCCATAGTCCTCGCCGAACAGCTTGAGGAACGCTACGGAGTCTCCCGCTCGGTCATGCGCGAAGCCGTGAGAGTGCTCCAATCACTCGGAATGGTTGCCTCGGTGAAGCGGGTCGGGATGCGCGTGCAGCCCATGTCACGGTGGAACCTCTACGACCCACTCGTCATCCGCTGGCGACTTGAACAGGCCGAGAACGGCCAGCAACTGCGCTCCCTCACTGAACTGCGCAATGCCATCGAACCTCAGGCCGCACAGCTTGCCGCCACACATGCCTCCGACGACGCGGCCAGCGAGTTGCTGTCGCTGGCCGCGCGAATGCGGTCAGTGGGTCGCTCAGGTGACCTCGAACTGTTTCTTGAGCTCGACATCCGCTTTCACTCACTCGTTCTTGCAGCAAGCGGCAACGAAATGTTTGCACGGCTCGATCGTGTGATCGCCGAAGTGCTGACGGGCCGCACCAATCGCGGACTCATGCCATCGACACCACACGAAGAGGCACTGCAATGGCACGTGGATGTTGCTGACGCCATTCAGGGTAAGCGCCCCGCAGACGCCTACACCTCAATGGCGCAAATCATGAACCGCACTAGTGACGAGGTTGAACCTATTTGGGCGGGCGAACCGCGCATCTTCCTCGACTAG
- the gndA gene encoding NADP-dependent phosphogluconate dehydrogenase — translation MTAAEQATANIGVVGLAVMGSNLARNLASREGNTVAIYNRSHSKTETLLTEHPEAGFVPASTYEEFAASLSTPRTAIIMVQAGKGTDAVIDALTEAFEPGDIIVDGGNALFTDTIRREKAVRETGINFVGAGISGGEEGALLGPSIMPGGSAEAWQTLGPILKSIAAVAEGEPCVTHVGTDGAGHFVKMIHNGIEYADMQLIAEAYDLIRQGTGATPAEIADIFAEWNKGELESYLIEITAEVLRQIDAKTGKPLVDVILDQAGSKGTGVWTVQTSLDLGVPVSGIAEAVFARAVSSKPAQRAASSALPGPSTIPAVADKVAFIEDVRQALYASKIIAYSQGFDAIVAGAEEYNWDIKKGEIAKIWRGGCIIRARFLNRITEAYAENPGLVALVAAPYFTDAIGGTQDSWRRVVAGAAAAGIPTPAFSSSLAYYDSLRAPRLPAALVQGQRDFFGAHTYKRTDMDGTFHTLWSGDRTEIEANDSH, via the coding sequence ATGACCGCTGCTGAGCAAGCAACCGCAAACATTGGCGTAGTAGGGCTCGCAGTTATGGGCTCTAACCTCGCCCGCAACCTTGCAAGCCGCGAAGGCAACACCGTTGCGATCTACAACCGCTCCCACTCGAAGACAGAGACGCTGCTCACTGAGCACCCCGAGGCAGGATTCGTTCCAGCATCCACTTATGAAGAGTTCGCCGCATCGCTCTCGACGCCGCGCACGGCAATCATTATGGTTCAGGCCGGCAAAGGAACTGACGCCGTGATCGACGCCCTCACCGAAGCCTTCGAGCCCGGCGATATCATCGTCGATGGGGGCAACGCGCTCTTCACTGACACCATCCGTCGCGAGAAAGCGGTACGCGAAACGGGTATCAACTTCGTCGGTGCCGGCATCTCTGGCGGCGAAGAAGGCGCACTTCTCGGCCCCTCGATCATGCCCGGTGGTTCTGCCGAAGCGTGGCAAACTCTGGGCCCGATCCTCAAATCGATCGCCGCCGTTGCCGAAGGCGAGCCGTGCGTTACCCACGTCGGCACCGACGGTGCAGGCCACTTCGTCAAAATGATTCATAACGGCATCGAATACGCCGACATGCAACTGATCGCTGAAGCCTACGACCTCATCCGTCAGGGCACCGGCGCTACCCCCGCCGAGATTGCCGACATCTTCGCCGAATGGAACAAGGGCGAACTCGAAAGCTACCTCATCGAGATCACGGCAGAAGTTCTGCGCCAGATTGACGCGAAGACCGGCAAGCCGCTCGTGGATGTCATCCTGGATCAGGCCGGATCCAAGGGCACCGGCGTGTGGACCGTGCAAACTTCGCTCGATCTGGGGGTTCCCGTCTCAGGAATTGCCGAAGCCGTGTTCGCGCGCGCCGTCTCCTCGAAGCCCGCCCAGCGTGCGGCATCCAGCGCACTGCCAGGCCCCAGCACAATTCCGGCCGTTGCTGACAAGGTTGCGTTCATTGAAGACGTTCGCCAGGCCCTCTACGCATCAAAGATCATCGCGTATAGCCAAGGCTTCGACGCCATCGTTGCCGGGGCTGAAGAGTACAACTGGGACATCAAAAAGGGCGAAATTGCCAAGATCTGGCGCGGAGGGTGCATCATTCGTGCACGCTTCCTGAACCGCATCACCGAGGCGTATGCCGAAAACCCCGGCCTCGTGGCACTCGTCGCAGCACCATACTTCACTGACGCGATTGGTGGCACGCAGGATTCTTGGCGACGTGTTGTTGCTGGGGCAGCCGCTGCCGGCATCCCGACCCCCGCGTTCTCGTCATCGCTCGCATACTACGACAGCCTGCGCGCACCGCGCCTGCCTGCTGCCCTCGTTCAGGGTCAGCGTGACTTCTTCGGCGCTCACACGTACAAGCGCACTGACATGGATGGCACTTTCCACACGCTATGGTCGGGCGATCGCACCGAAATCGAAGCGAACGACTCGCACTAA